The following DNA comes from Astatotilapia calliptera chromosome 6, fAstCal1.2, whole genome shotgun sequence.
gtatatatatatatatatatatatatatatatatatatatatatatatatatatatatatatatatatatatatatatatatatatatatatatatatatatatgtatatatatataaataaataaataaacacccagcacgcccctgcgggcggtttatccttcaagctcgggtcctctaccagaggcctgtaaacatctgttgagtaatttaacataaaattgtttgatagtgttaatttggaaagccaaaactctagcgggtccaccagacccatgaacactggctgagtaacaaaaatacgaacaccacacaagggttaaggtTATTCATGAAACTCCAAGTTTTTCTCAGGGGatgctttatatatatatatatatatatatatatatgtatatatatatatatatatatatatgtatatatatatgtatgtatatatatatatatatgtatgtatgtatatatatatatatatgtatgtatgtatatatatatatatatatatgtatgtatgtatatatatatatatatatatgtatgtatatatatatatatatatatatatatgtatgtgtatatatatatatatatatatatatatatgtatatatatatatatatagagagagagagagagagtttcatcttcatgtcCTGTTTGAGTGGCTGTTTGCAGTTGCCTGGTCACAGGCGCTGATTgatgtgtctctttgtgtatttttgcatttccTCTGTGGAAGGAAGAAAGTACTTTGTCTTTGCCTTCGGCCTCAAACTCTGATCTCTGCAGCCCCACAGAGTCCCGCTCACCACCACAAGATCTTCATTGTGCGTTTGATCCTATGTGATGCCACTGTGTTTACGTCCTCACCGGTTTTGTTCTCCCTCCGTGTCGCTCCGCAGGGTGCAGGGTAAGAGGAAGAGGGACTTCTATGCCAGAGCTTTAGGATGGCCAGTGAAGGCTCCACTATCCCCAGTCCTGTCGTCCGCCAAATTGACAAGCAGTTCTTGATCTGCAGCATATGTCTGGACCGCTACGAGAACCCCAAAGTCCTGCCCTGCCTGCACACCTTCTGTGAGCGGTGAGTGGAGTTTCCAAAGTGCTGTAAGTGTTGTACTGTTTTATGATTTCAGACACATGATGCAGCCTATAACGGTgcagtaataaaaataataacaacagatttttaaatgaatatctcATTGCTTTAAACTTGTGCGTTATTTTAGGACACAGGTCTGCATCGCTGCTGTTGACTCTGGTGTGTTGGTGTCATCCTCGCTGTTAAGCAGCCTTTGTTTCTGTcacaaaagacaaactgttCACGGTGTGCGCCTGCCTCTTTGCTCTGGTTGTTTCTGGAGCATCAGTGTGCAGCTGAACAATATACAGTCATTTCTAACTCTTTCTGTGGGGCATAACTACTGTGTTTCACACATAGATGCTGGGATGAACATTAAAATATTCAGCTCCACCATTTACCTTTGTTTGACTAGATTAAAGCTCATATGAGCTGTCATGTACTATATTTACATGTGATTTGATGATCATCTTTGGGTCACTGTTTATTACGTCCTCAGCAATCCGACAAAGAGTCTGTTGGAGGCTAGACAAGCTGTGACAAAACACTTATTTACCTCAAGCTTATTTATTTCATGTAAAAATAAGACTGCTGCACAATGGACAACATATATGTGTCATTGATGATATCAGTAAATGTAGTTCAATAAAGGAGAATTAAGATGAGCTGAATGAAAAGCACAGCAGCTACATGCATAAACAGTATAGTTTCACATATATGTTTTGTGTGCGTGGCAggattttaaagtattctctgccatgtttgtttttcttgtgctttatttattattgtatttttaatataacTTTGGATAAAGTTACATACTCATTGTGGTAAAAAAAGCGGGCGTTTTTATGGTGGCAGGGCAGTGAGTAGCACTGTAGCCTCTCTGTGTAGTTTCTAGCTGTGCTTGTTTACTCGTGCAGGTGttactgcattaaaaatataaatatatatactgactttaaataatttgaataGTATAATATAAAACACTAAATTTAATGGAATCTCTGTATATACATTAAAAGCTTCACAATGACAGGATTTATGGCACGGTCATTGCATTTGAATACACTACATTGCACAGATGTCGTTGATAAGTGCTGCTGCAAATCGCTGTCAGAGTATAATCGTTCCAACCACTAGATGGTCTCAAAGTCAGGATTTTGACCTGCtctgttcttcttttacttGAAGGACAAATAAGCTGTTAATGGACTGCTAGATGAAAACTTTAAGTCAGGCAATAAAGCACCACATCTTGAAACTACAACCTTTTTAATACACCTGTCGTCCTCCTGCAGGTGCCTGCAGAATTATATCCCGGCCCACAGCCTCACACTGTCGTGCCCCGTGTGCCGCCAGACCTCAATCCTGCCGGAGAAGGGTGTGGCGGCGTTGCAGAATAACTTCTTCATCACCAACCTGATGGACGTGCTGCAGCGGGCGCCGGGCAGCTGCAGCCAAGAGGCCGCCGCTCTCAACAACATCACCACTGTGGCTACAGGCCAGCTACTCTCCTGCCCAAACCATGGAGGCAGCGTAAGAGCTCCTCACACTGACACCTGACAGCAAAGTCAGCTTTAACATTTAGTTAGGGTTATAGATGTTCAGAGTGGAGCTGAGGGTGAAGTCAGGAGATCACCAAGTCATTATGTTTCATAATCTGAGCGTCTGTCATGCCTGTACACAATAATTTCATAGCAGTCTCGTCCACATCTGTCTGGGTATTTCAGCGTGGAGCAGAATATCAAACCAGCTGACGGTGCCGTGATTCAAGAGGTCGAGATCATTTTAAAGCAAAGAACATTATTTATTGATGGGCAAGTTTGTGCAGTAGACTGATAAAGTGACACAGCAGAGCAGTGTCCCCAACAAAAGCAGGAAATAGGACAGGACTCCTGAGTCTGGAGATGCAGAGTTGGCACATGTGAGATGGAGTCATTAAAGGGGTGTGTAAGCATGCAGGATCAGGAAGATGGTTTATTTCCTCAGCATTAATGTGGATAAATGGGTCTATGACTCGAGCCTATTATAAATTCAGATCCCTGCTTTTTCCTGATTTGTAGGTGATGGAGTTTTACTGTCCTCCGTGTGAGACAGCCATGTGTCAGGAGTGCACGAGCGGCGAACACGGAGAGCACCCGACCGTGCCTCTTAAAGACGTAGTGGAACAGCACAAGGCCTCCTTGCACCACCAGCTAGATGCTGTTAAGAAGAGGTAGGCAGCAGCaatattattatgtaaatactgTCATATTGCACTGCAGTGATGATTCTCCAGCTCTGTCACACGACCTTGACATTTTACTCGACTGCCTCCAGGTTACCAGAGATCGACTCAGCCCTGCAGACGCTGTCAGAGATTCTTCAGCAGCTGACCAATCAGAAGAGCGCCATCGAGGACGACATCCACGCGACCTTCGATGAGCTGCAGAAGACCCTCAATGTCCGCAAGAGCGTTCTACTCATGGAGCTGGAGGTCAACTATGGCCTCAAGCAAAAGGTGAGTGCAGAGCGAAGCACAGCTGGGACTTTGGCTAAAATGTAACAACCAAATAGGACAAATGTAAAGCACTTAAATGAGCCTGATCTGGAGATTTTGGAGCACAGACTAAAGTAATCTTTTCACCTGTCACGGGTCCTTCAACAGGTCAGGGCTATCCAAATAATATAGATAGTATCAATACCAACACTGGTATTCTTACTGGCCCAATACTGACACGAGAGGATTGATGCGtctgtttgtttctctgctgtAAGCTCTGTAGATTATTCTCGTTTATCAGGCAGCAGACATGTCGGCGCAAACACCGCTCCTCTCATGCAGGCACATTTTGCTTCACCGTGTTTGTTGTTGTCCTGTGGTCATGTGACTTAGTTGCCAAATAAAGGTAGACAGAGACAGAGCCCACTGTCACTGCCATTCAGTGAGCCAAAGAATAACCATGCAGATCATGTCATGGTGAAAGGAATGACTGATGCCACTCCAAAGTGTCCATCACAGTTGTTACTTCAGCAGTCTGATTACCTCCAGACTATatacaaacattcaaaaatatatattcagcCCATATAATTgtgttaattattaaaatagATCATTCTGttggaaagggaaaaaatataCCTTAAAGAtgaattgtatttttaaaaaaatggctgaATGTGATGAATGTAGAGTTTATTTAGTTTatgcagcacatttaaacaacagaaggtgacccaaagtgctttagagaccacaacaagaataataataataaaaactgtttcaaaatatgaatgaaaagcTAAAAGGTGTATTTGGTTGTGTTAAGGAATTATTGTACAAAGTAAAAATCATGtgatttagtggtcattaaaattGTTCGGAATCGCAAATGTATGATGAGTCATGCTTCTCCGGCATAAACTGTCTAAATGAGTTAAAAGTATCGATATCAGTATTTGGTATCGATCGGatagaaagtaaaataaatttgcAGTATGGCACAGACTGCCTCTCCACAGGAAGGAGGTGCCGGAGCGGGGGCTTGTGCGCTGCATTGACCCATGAGCCAATCAGCCGGTTGGGTTAAAAGCCTGCTGACTCCCTCGGGGAGCTGCATCACATGGGCACAGCTAATGATTTACAACTGAGTGGCTGATGATCGGTCACAGCACTGCAGCCCACGGGgaagctgtgctgctgctcctgctacATGAAGCCGGTGTCCAGCGTGCGCTCTTGATTTGGGCGTGCCGCGCGTGGGGAGGGAGTACAGTCCGGGCCGCAAACACTTTGTCACTTCACCGTGAATTTCTCGTCCTACAATGTTACAAagagtcttagttttactgcgCGGATGAGCTGTGTGGGTGAAACACTGGACGCTATGGCGTCTCTGGGAGTAGAAGAGGAGTGTGATGACGGCCGGACGCCGGTGAGTTTGTCTCGGTGCTTTAACGTGTGCAGCCTGCGGTAATGTCGCACTTTTTTAGCGCCAGATTAATTTAACGTGTGAGCGCAATCCCCCACACAGCGCTCACAGGTGTGTTCGGTTTCACGGGGGGTTTACAGAAGTTGCGCTGCTTTCTAAACACATGCGCAGTCTGTTCGCTTCAGTATCAAGCGCAGAATATAAGATgcgctgctttttgtttttgtttttgttttgcggCGTTAAACATCGGCGCAGGAAAGTGCGTGTCGGGCATGTTAGTaaatcactttttgtttttcgcCTTGAGAACTCCAAGAACACATCAGCAGCAGGGTCAGCCGCAAAAACCCGAGTTCAGCTTGTCACGGCGCTCTTAGTAAACACCGACGGTAGCAACTAGTTAGTAAAGCTGGTTATTAGCGGTTAAATGTGGCTTAGGTTAGCGCGTTATTGCTCAGGAGGGTTCGTCTGTAAAATGAGACAATAGGATGACTTAAAGATTTGATTAATTCTGGATATTTGATCAGTTCCTCATCCTCAGTTACCAGGTAACCAGACCAGTTTAAACACCTGCATTTAGACACACTTACACTTTATCTGCAGTTCAGTTGCAGTGAAAAGGTCATTTCTGTATGAAGGTGTTTTATATCTGGTTATCAGATACCTACAGTTTTCTGCACGTTGCTTCTACCACCTGTACAAGCAAGCGGTGGTAAGCTTTTTGAGTCCCAAAAAGCTGAAGGAAACCAGCAAAGCTGTGGCAGCTTCCACATGGGAGGCGTATCTGAATATCCAGCATTACAATCAAAGCAGCCCTTATTTAATTATCAGAGTGCCTGAAAGAAGATTGCGATTAAAGAACAGCAGTGTGGTCGTAGTAAAGTGActaatttacaaattaaaattagGTAATATaagaaatcacatttttattgcattataTTCTGAGATTTACCAGCAGTTTAATAAACTAACATCCCTGTAATCCTTAATTAATACCATATATTTGCTCCCAAGCTGAGGATTGCCAAGTACCAATAATAACCTGATCTGATCTTAAAAGCGGACACAAAGGCAAAGCTAATGTTCTTTTTGTTAGTATAATGTAATCAACAGAATAACtgcaagaaaaataataattttgaaaGCTTCATAAAGTTTTATCTAAGCTCAGTGTTTCTCTGCTGCCCCCTGATGCATGCATGTGTAGGTGCTCCAAGCCCAGCTGGACACCCTGCTGCAGGGCCAAGAGGGCATCACCAGTAGCTGCAACTTCACGGAGCAGGCCTTGAGCCAGGGCACCGAGGCCGAGGTGCTGCTGGTGAAGAAGCAGATGGGCGAGCGTCTCGTCGAGCTGGCCAGCCAGGAGCTTCCGCTGCAGCCCGGAGAGAACAACCAGCTGGACTTCCTCGTAGAAACGGAAGGGCTAAAAAAGTCCATCCACAACCTGGGCACTATTGTGACCACCAACGCCGTTGCCTCCGAGACTGTGGCGACAGGCGAGGGGCTGCGGCATTGTGTGGTAGGCGTGCCCACCTCCATCACCATCACTACTAAGGACAAAGATGGAGAGCTATGCAAGATGGGCAACGCAGTCATCACCGCTGAAATGTTTTCGCCTGACGGCAGCAAGTGTGACGGAGACGTGCTCGACAACAAGAACGGCACTTATGAGTACCTGTTCACAGCTCCTAAAGAGGGCACGTGTACTTTATCTCTGCGCTTATATGACCAACACATCAAAGGGAGCCCCTTTAAGATAAAGGCCACCAAATCCATTGACGTGTCACCGACTTCAGACGGCGTTAAGAAGAGGCTCAAGTCTCCGGGCAGCGGACACGTCAAGCAGAAGGCCATCAAGAGGCCGGCCAGTATGTACAGCAcagggaggaggaaagagaATCCCATTGAGGACGACCTCATCTTCAGAATCGGTAAGACCGGCTCCCAGCCGGAGGGCTGAACATCAAACCTTAGCACTAACCGCAAAGGAGGATGTAAAGTGTAGTCTACACTGTATGGAGCcatcagtggggaaaaaagtttATTCAAAATGCATAAACAACACAAGCTGGCTATAAATTGCTAATGCTACCCAGTCATGTTCAAAGTGTTAAGGCGAATGTGTGACTCCCCTGCCACTGAGACACAAACTTCAATACAGGAGAGGTAAATTTAGGCCAGAGTAATGACCAATATCCCAAACTAAGCCCTCCCATTACCATTATCCTCTTTTATTATTGTGGCCCACCTCCAGTATCTTCACGGCCTGTCGGGGGCCATGACCCACAATTTGGGAATCCGTGCACTAGGGAAAATTCAGTTAAATAGCTGATTAACAAGTATTTACGAGCaatttaaaaagtgacaaaagctcaataataataatatgattaattcgGCTTCTTGAACATGAGGATTTAGAGTCTTGTGTTCATATGATTTTAACCCTGACATGTCACATGCTTCAGTTTTTGTGACGTCTACATCATCAATGtgatagtttttgttgttttccccACAAAAACCCAGATGTAGCAAGAAATAATAACTAATActtatattaaatattattttaatacaaaaaaatggtAGAAGGTTCAATAAACAGCTGTCCTTTTGCAATTCTTACTTTTTCTACCAAAAAacagaccaaaaaaaacaatgtaagtAAGATAATACTAGTAAATATGGTTTGGAGACGTCTGTTTCACGGTTATGTGAAGTATAAATGTTTACACAACAGAGAGCTTATTACTGCtggagtgaaaattgagcatcAGGTTACCTTTACTATGTAACCAATAGACTTTACATGTAGAAAACGTACGTGTCGTCATCATCATGGTGAACGTGGTCATGTTTCGTGTCTCACAGGCACAAAGGGAAGAAACAAAGGGGAGTTCACGAACCTGCAGGGAGTGGCTGCCTCCTCTCAGGGGAAGGTGCTGATAGCAGACAGCAACAACCAGTGTGTGCAGGTGAGAACGAATTCCCTGAAGCATCTGCGCCTGTTCTCTGAGATAATATATGAAAACTATCTAATATTTAAcatagtgttttattttatttcattttattttttaaccaaatCCAGATTTTCTCCAACGACGGCCAGTTCAGAAGTCGTTTCGGCATCCGGGGCAGGACTCCGGGTCAGCTGCAGCGGCCGACAGGTGTGGCCGTGCACCCCAACGGCGACATCATCATCGCAGACTATGACAACAAATGGGTCAGCATCTTTTCGAGCGAGGGCAAGTTTAAGGTGAGTTTTATTTATCTCTGGGACTGGGTCGTTCAGtagatttttttcctcagaaCGGCAATAGTCGGCATGTTCCCGGGTGGGCTCCAGTGCCGCTGCAGCTGTGCAGAAGGTCACACTGATTTTTGTCCTCGAGTCAGATGGTTACACTTTCTCACACCTCATTTGCAAATTTCTCACGCGTTAAGAGACTCACTCATGCTGGTTTTGACTTCCCCTTTTCAGCCTTCTTATCTTCTGTTAAAAGAGTGCAGATTTTCGGGTTAAAACCACTGGTTTCCTGAGTGGGATCTCTCTAATAGGACTTAGGGTGTGCTCTCAGTCTacgtgcaaacacacagaagacAGCTTCGGGGTTTTATGTGTTAATGCAAACAGTAATACTGACCATTACTTGTATTTTTGTGATTGTAAGTACTCATTTCCTCACGCGTGGCTTCGTGAAATAAAATCTCTCCAGAACAAGATCGGCTCGGGGAAGCTGATGGGTCCTAAAGGCGTGTCGGTGGACAGAAACGGCCACATCATCGTGGTCGACAACAAGTCCTGCTGCGTCTTCATCTTCCAGGTCAACGGCAAGCTGGTCACCAAGTTTGGTAACCGTGGCAACGGTGACAGGCAGTTTGCAGGTACACTCAATGGTAATACAGTGCACTGCTCCAAGATAACACAATTCAGTCTTTCTCCAACCTGCATGCTGAATGAAGAGGAGCTGCACTGA
Coding sequences within:
- the trim2a gene encoding tripartite motif-containing protein 2 translates to MASEGSTIPSPVVRQIDKQFLICSICLDRYENPKVLPCLHTFCERCLQNYIPAHSLTLSCPVCRQTSILPEKGVAALQNNFFITNLMDVLQRAPGSCSQEAAALNNITTVATGQLLSCPNHGGSVMEFYCPPCETAMCQECTSGEHGEHPTVPLKDVVEQHKASLHHQLDAVKKRLPEIDSALQTLSEILQQLTNQKSAIEDDIHATFDELQKTLNVRKSVLLMELEVNYGLKQKVLQAQLDTLLQGQEGITSSCNFTEQALSQGTEAEVLLVKKQMGERLVELASQELPLQPGENNQLDFLVETEGLKKSIHNLGTIVTTNAVASETVATGEGLRHCVVGVPTSITITTKDKDGELCKMGNAVITAEMFSPDGSKCDGDVLDNKNGTYEYLFTAPKEGTCTLSLRLYDQHIKGSPFKIKATKSIDVSPTSDGVKKRLKSPGSGHVKQKAIKRPASMYSTGRRKENPIEDDLIFRIGTKGRNKGEFTNLQGVAASSQGKVLIADSNNQCVQIFSNDGQFRSRFGIRGRTPGQLQRPTGVAVHPNGDIIIADYDNKWVSIFSSEGKFKNKIGSGKLMGPKGVSVDRNGHIIVVDNKSCCVFIFQVNGKLVTKFGNRGNGDRQFAGPHFAAVNNNNEIIVTDFHNHSVKVFNTEGEFLLKFGSNGEGNGQFNAPTGVAVDVNGNIIVADWGNSRIQVFDGSGSFLSYINTSVDPLYGPQGLALTSDGHVVVADSGNHCFKVYRYLQ